ACGCCGAGGCCGGTGAGGATCCGGGCGGCCAGCTGGTCGTACGCGGCGAAGCACTGCGCGGCCGCGGTGCGCAGCCGCTCGTCGCGGCCGGCCTGGACGTAGAGCTCGAAGGGTGCGATGTACCTGCTGTCGGTCTGGGTGCACCCGGCGACCTGGCCGACCGTGGCGGAGGCCCGGTCGATGTCCATCCCGTCGGTCTCGCACTGGTCGGCGAGCTCGGTGAAGCGCCGGGTCTCCTCCGCGACGAAGTACAGCAGGCTCTCCCGCAGCATCTCGTGCTGGGTCGTGAAGTGGTAGGTGACCGAGCCGAGGGAGACCTTGGCCTCCTTGGCGATCCGCCGGTTGGTGACCCCGGCGACGCCGTCCTCACCGATGATGCGCAGGACGGCATCGATGATGCTCTGCCGGGTTCCGGGGGCCTTGGACATGACGGTCATTGTGCCACCGGCGGTCTCCTCGACTGCCCGCCCGAGCAGATCGACC
This portion of the Streptomyces sp. 2114.4 genome encodes:
- a CDS encoding TetR/AcrR family transcriptional regulator; amino-acid sequence: MSKAPGTRQSIIDAVLRIIGEDGVAGVTNRRIAKEAKVSLGSVTYHFTTQHEMLRESLLYFVAEETRRFTELADQCETDGMDIDRASATVGQVAGCTQTDSRYIAPFELYVQAGRDERLRTAAAQCFAAYDQLAARILTGLGVPDAERLAGTAVALVFGLQLRSLATGAPAEELVDALLLLARGAQHA